Part of the Neorhodopirellula lusitana genome is shown below.
CATTGCTTCTAGGCAAGTGACACCGAATCCTTCATTTCGTGACACACAGCCCACCACGTCAGCGGCTTGGTACCACAACGGGAGCGTGTTGAAATCCTTTAGGAATCCCTGGAACGTGACCCTATCGGCGAGTCCGGCGTCGGTCAGATCCTGAACGAGTTTGCGTTGATAGCCAACATACTTTTCGGTGATGGCTCCTACGAAGACGACTTGCCAATCCGGGAAATCCCCCATCGTCGCAAGCAATGCCTCAACCAGGTCGCCGGTTCCCTTTTGAGGGCGGATTCGACCGAAAACGCTCAGCGTCGGTCGGTCGGCAATTCCGAGTTGGCGACGGACTTGTTGTTGATTGGTCGTTGGCTTGAATTGAGAGGTGTCGACGCCGTGGTGACTTACGGTGGATTCGCAGTCGAGGAAATCCGCTGCGATTTGCGTGGTGGCGATTACCGAGTCCATGCGGTGGTAGCAAAACTTGGTCAGCCAAGTGTGTTCGCGTTGTGCGGCACTGGTGAATAAGAGTGCGAGTTTTTGACGCAAGACATGTCGAAGCAATAGCCCGATGATCATGTCGTTATTTCGACGTGCGTGCCAAACTCGCCATTGTTTGCGGTTGGACGCGGTGAGCCAACTTTTTAGGGTCGCTTGAGGCATCCGGTCACTGAGGTTGCGACCGCAGCACGCGATCCGGATGGATTTCGCCATCGTGGGCAAGAGCGCTTCCATCGTCGCGTTGATTCCAGAGAAACGCATGCCCAAAGAGGGTGCCATGACCTGGGCGGGCGTCGCGTCGTCGATTCGCAATGATTTCTGTCGTAACAGGGGATCCATCCCGGTGACTCTTGGCTACGCGAAAGCGGCTGTATACCCAGGCACATTAGGAGGTTTAAGAGAACGCCTCAAGATGATTCTAAAGCTTTTGCATTAAGCATCGGTTGCCGGGCCCGCAAAGCACGTCAAGGCGGCTATGCGGTTCGCCGGATTTGGCCAGGTGGTGTTTCGTCAATTGCAGCGGGGATTGGATGTGTGCCCATTGGAAGCGTGGCCGGTGAATCATCAGTGATTTCGGTCGTGCAGGCCGCCGTTGATGTCAACGATTTGGTGTGTCGTCCGATCCAGATGCCTGAGAGTGTCATCATGCCATAGGCGAACACTTCGATGCTTTCTTCCGCGATGACCCAGCTGGCTCGTTCGAAGAGTTCGGCGAGTACGAAACAGCTTACAAATGGAATCACGGGCCAGATGAACGATGGAGACAACCATAGCTTTCGGTCTTCGGGGTAAGCGATCCAGGCGTAGGCTGCTCTGGAGACGCAGACGATTCCGGTCAGCAGGATCGCGATATGTTTCCAGATTCGAGGGGCCGCAATCAAGCTGTTGCTGGCCAGGTTTTTGTCGGTGGAAGCGTCTGGCATCGTCTCCAACGCGGGGATTTCTCTTGCCACCCCTGCGAGTGCGACACACGTCAATGCGATCGCGATAGTTCGCCAGCTTGAAACTTCCGTGCGGAAATAGGCGATGATTCCGGAGAGAGCTGCGGCGACCAAAACGAGGACCTGGGTGGTTTCGATGACGCCGTTCTCGCCGGTGAGCCATTGGTCGGACAATTGAGCGCTAGCGAAATAGTTGATTCCCCACAGACCGCCACAGCACACCACCATCAATACCAGGGAGTCCCGGATCACGTGTGGGTAAGGCCACCAGGCTGGAGCGTTTGCTTGCATGTTGGAAATGGAAAACGGCGATTGCTGGCTCGTTACTGTTTGGCTCTTGCGGTTTAGCATGTTTGACGGGTTGGATGCAAAATGAGTGCACTGGGTGACGCTTTGAATCAATCGATCCGTGAAGGCCAGTACGGCGTGTTCGGTTCGGGAATCGGGGCCGCCGTAGATGGGGATCTTTCTTGCGAGTCGCGAGGCCATGTCGCGTAGCAGGAAGGTGGACACCTGCGGGCTGGTGCTCCACATTTGGACGATGAAGGCGGCCGATCCGAAGGTGGGAATGACTCCGACACAGAGAGCGTGGCGGTGCGGCACGTTGCTGGAACGGTTTGCTAGCAAACTGGCAAGAGTGACAACCGTTCGCATCATGGGGAGCATCATTAGTGGCAAAATCGCGTACCACAGGCTGCCGCCGGCTAGTGCGACGGCAACGCCGCCGACTTTGAACGGGGCCATGACGGGATATAGCAACTTGATTGCCAAGTGCATTGCAAAGCCGCGTGAGTAGACCGCTAGTTGTGGCCCGTTGAATTGGTGGGTCAGGTCAGCGGCTTGTGCTTCGGATAGCCAGTGACGGGACTTCCAGCGAGCCACGGTCTTGCCGAATACTTGGCGGCCTCGGGCGGCTTGGTAGCGTTCGCGTGTGATCAAAGCCAGTGCTTGGCGGTGCCGCCGATATCGTCGTCGGGAGTCCACGCAGTATCGATGGATACCAACCGGCGCGAGTCGACCGAGCAGCCGTTGCGTCAGGAAACCGGTATGCGACTTGGGCGTGCAGGCATTGTCGCAGCGTTCTTGTTGCAGCCATTGCCTGACTTTCTTGCTGCGATAACGTTTTAAAAAGACGGTGCGACAGCGGGAGTCGGATGCGAAACGATGGGCTCGTCGCCGATGTTCTTGGTTGCCAATCCAGGCCTGTAGCCATCGTCCAAGCGATGATGGATGACAGAGGCCGGCAATCCACATTGTGGCAAATAGCCAAACGCTGGACTGAAGTCGGGCTTGTGTTGGAGGGTCGACGGAACCTTGGTATGACCAACGTTCGATGCAGGCACCTCGATAGTCGTGCCAACGTTGGGACGAGAACCAGGTCCATGGTTTACGAAACGGAGCGACTTCCGTTGATTTCCATTTCCGGTCGTGTTCCAGGAGTGCCGCAACATCGTGACGAAGGGTTGCTGCTTGGTCGGTTTGACCGAGTTCGGCAAGCTGAATCGCAGTGCGCTCGGATGCAAGTTGCAGTTGTTGCGGATCGAGGTCATCGAAAGGAAACAGGGAGCCCCGTGACCAGCCTTGCCAGAGGTATCGTGGCAGCAGAACGGCTGGGATTCCGGATTCAAGATCGATGATCGTGTAGCGATTTTCGACGTGCTGTTTTGGCTGGGGTTCCCCGGTGGGGTGGACGACTCGGAACTTGGCTGAAGTAGGTATCAGCAAATTTGCTGTCGAAACCAACGCGCCAGGGGAAACTTGCCATCCCGAGCCGACTAGTCCCATTTCGATGAGTTTTGATTCGGCTCGGCTCATTTGTCCGACAAGATCGGACATCTCATCGGTATTGGATGACTCTTCACGACTGAGGGAGCCGGGAATGGGCCCACGGCCTTGGATGAAGTCAGCGGCCAGGACCCAGGCTTGTCGTGGTTGATCGTACCGAACGTAGGCCGGCTGAGCGACGTCGACCCGGCTGAGCTGGTCTGCGTTTGGCTGGGCTGGACTGGCTGGGGCTGGACCGGCTGGGGCTGGGTGGGCTGAGGCGGCTGTTGTATCGCACGTTGTCTGGGCGTTCAGCATTCCCGATGCCACTCGGCGTCGGTAAAAACAGGCTAGGATCGCGTGGCGGTTGGATTGGTAAGCGAATGGGGCGGCAAAGGCGAGCCGGTAAATGACTCGGGTCAGCAGTCCGGGTGCGAAGACTTTCTCGACGTACTGTTGGCGTCGCCCGTCCGCCCAAGTCGCTTCCACCAGTTCCGCCGTGGCGGCCCGTCCGTTGCCGAGCGTCCGGATCAAGCGGACGTGATCAGGCGGTGTGCACAACAGGCTTGGAGCCGTGGCAGAGACCTGGCTTGGTGCTGAATCCGCTTCGGAGGTATTCAAATCGCAGGGCTTCAACGCGGCCATGCCAGTATTCGAATCGCCTTTGCAGTGATTCGTATCGCCTTCGCAGGGATTCGAATTGGCTTCGCCGAGATTCAAATTGGCTTCGCCGGGATGTTGACCATCCGTGTGCGCAGCAAGCGTTAGAGCGACGATGCGATTCAACGAAAGGGTCCGTCCTATCGATTATGAAGAAAACAATTAGGTTTGTGTAAAGAGATGAGGCCCCGAGGGTCAACGGCAAACGACTCAAGGGGTGGCTGGAAGCAACTCTTTCGGGGCGGCTTGGGGCGGTGTCGCCGCCGAGGGCCGATCTGTCATGTCGGTGTCAGGAGTCTCTTTTAGGTGGATCGCTCTCGGTGGTTGAATTCTCGTCATGTTTGGAATCTTCTTGTCGCGGGAATCCCACCAGTGACGGAAGTCTTCCAGTGACGGGAATCCCTATGTATCGGGAATCTCAGAACGCTCGTCGACGGATCGCACCCTGGCCTGTTACCTTATCTCCCCCGATCTGTTGGGGCTCTGATTGAATTGGGGCTCTTCTACAGGTTCGGGTTCATCACAAAAGCGGTTTTGCTCTAGTTCGGCATATGAACTGGGGGAAATCCGCTTTAACTCTTCACAAAAAGGTAACCAACATGGCTCAAGCTGCTGCCCGTCACATTCTTGTTTCTTCGGAAGAAACCTGCCTCGATCTTAAGAAACGCATTGAAGCGGGCGAAGATTTCGGCGCGATCGCTGCTGAACATTCCTCGTGCCCGTCTGGAAAATCGGGCGGCGCGTTAGGGAACTTTGCTCCCGGTCAGATGGTTCCTGAGTTTGACGCGGTTGTCTTTAGCGACTGTGCTTTGGGCGAAGTTCAAGGCCCCGTGAAGACTCAGTTTGGCTACCACTTGTTGGAAGTGACTCAGCGAACGGCCTAATTTGGCTGATGATCTGGGGAGTGAGAGGTTGTCGTCGATACGGAATCGCCGCTGAGTTCCAGCGGCGCGTACGGCGACGTTTGTGGGTGTTTGTGTTGGCGATCAGCCCGCAAAGCATGTGTCACCACAGCCAGTAGCCCCACCACCGGACACAATTACGGTTAGGCATCGCGTTTGAGGCAGATGATGTGTAACCTGTTTCGCTCGATTTTTTTGTTCGCCCGAACTCTCTCGTTCGTGCAAATCCCTCGCAGACGCTCGCGTCAACTGGAATAATTACGGCATGGACTGGATCGCCGAGGACCAACTTGGATCGCTCGGGCTACTGCTAGGCGAAGCCATTGAACGCTTAGTGGATTCCCACGACCAAGAGTTCGACAAGCAAGCAGCAATGCTCAGCGTGAAAACGCCTACTTTGACCCAAGGGGACGAAGGTGTTCGCTTCGAATTCCAGGTCCAGGGGAACCGCCAGCGGCTGCAAAGTGTCGCGATCATGGTGGAGCCGCAGATTGACGACGAAGACGTCGGCACCGATGCGATGCAGCTGAAGGCCAATTGCGAATGCAGTTGTTCCACGCATCGCCAGGGGCTGCGTTGTTCGCACACGCTCGCGACGGGCTGGTGGCTTCAGGGCCAAATGGCGCGGCGCAAGGGCAACGGGCAATTGTTGGAGTTTTTGGGTGGCTTGAAGGCCGACGCGGTGGCTGCGGGCAAACAGTTCGTGGACGAACTGTTGAAACGGGCCAAGACAGCACGTCCCCCTGTGAAGGACGTGGAGCCGACTCGTTTGCAGTGGCGTTTGCGGGTGAATCCGTCGTCGCAAAGCACGCCGTTGACGATCACGCCGTTTGAACAGCGACAGCGGAAAGGCGGCAAAGGCTGGACCAAGGGCCGCGAGGTAC
Proteins encoded:
- a CDS encoding glycosyltransferase family 4 protein: MDPLLRQKSLRIDDATPAQVMAPSLGMRFSGINATMEALLPTMAKSIRIACCGRNLSDRMPQATLKSWLTASNRKQWRVWHARRNNDMIIGLLLRHVLRQKLALLFTSAAQREHTWLTKFCYHRMDSVIATTQIAADFLDCESTVSHHGVDTSQFKPTTNQQQVRRQLGIADRPTLSVFGRIRPQKGTGDLVEALLATMGDFPDWQVVFVGAITEKYVGYQRKLVQDLTDAGLADRVTFQGFLKDFNTLPLWYQAADVVGCVSRNEGFGVTCLEAMASGVPVMATHAGAWADILTDNEDGWLAQASDPTDLARAVRIVFSTSHQQRSRMGQNALKTIRDQYTIHHESDRIIAVYQSLLAKYGESLQRRPDEESTALHAA
- a CDS encoding peptidylprolyl isomerase codes for the protein MAQAAARHILVSSEETCLDLKKRIEAGEDFGAIAAEHSSCPSGKSGGALGNFAPGQMVPEFDAVVFSDCALGEVQGPVKTQFGYHLLEVTQRTA